A part of Deinococcus aerolatus genomic DNA contains:
- a CDS encoding MarR family winged helix-turn-helix transcriptional regulator produces the protein MSLPTPPMAEAQTDSLYEMIRLTLRLSRRFRQALDEPLETALGLNTKELLVLAAIMDGEQTPGRIASKQNLPAPTVTRIVSKLVRNGLVERVSDPADLRCFHLHLTPQGRATRARTRETGQAIVASHFGHLPPQRVGAALKAMQDFHDALSLPLPEEASA, from the coding sequence ATGAGTTTACCCACCCCCCCCATGGCCGAGGCGCAGACCGACAGTCTCTACGAGATGATCCGGCTGACCCTGCGGCTGTCGCGGCGCTTCCGGCAGGCGCTGGACGAACCGCTGGAAACCGCACTGGGCCTGAACACCAAGGAACTGCTGGTGCTGGCCGCGATCATGGACGGCGAGCAGACGCCGGGCCGGATTGCCAGCAAGCAGAATCTGCCCGCCCCCACCGTGACGCGCATCGTGTCCAAGCTGGTCAGGAACGGTCTGGTGGAACGGGTCAGTGATCCCGCCGATCTGCGCTGCTTCCATCTGCATCTCACCCCCCAGGGCCGGGCCACCCGTGCCCGCACCCGCGAGACCGGGCAGGCCATTGTCGCCTCGCACTTCGGCCACCTGCCGCCGCAGCGCGTCGGGGCGGCGCTGAAGGCCATGCAGGACTTTCACGATGCCCTGAGCCTTCCCCTTCCTGAGGAGGCCAGCGCATGA
- the eutC gene encoding ethanolamine ammonia-lyase subunit EutC — MTDELTPWASLKEFTDARIALGRAGTSLPTRELLRFNAAHAAARDAVHAPADFGSLAGALTAAGEVVLHVHSCAADRAEYLRRPDLGRALSPECLAELEGQSPCDVVIVVADGLSAGALAHVGPLLALLLPELRAASLSIGPVVLARQARVALGDPVAQALNARLVLVLIGERPGLSSPDSLGAYLTFDPQPQTRDSARNCVSNIRPAGLDVRVAAWRLAHLIRQALRRELSGVALKDEGGGPPPDFAPLPRG, encoded by the coding sequence ATGACCGACGAGCTGACCCCCTGGGCCTCGCTGAAAGAGTTCACCGACGCCCGCATTGCGCTGGGCCGGGCCGGAACCTCGCTGCCCACGCGGGAACTGCTGAGGTTCAACGCGGCGCACGCGGCAGCACGGGACGCCGTTCATGCGCCCGCCGATTTTGGGTCACTGGCCGGGGCACTCACGGCTGCTGGAGAAGTGGTTCTGCATGTTCACAGCTGCGCCGCAGACCGCGCCGAGTATCTGCGTCGCCCGGATCTGGGGCGGGCGCTGTCACCTGAATGTCTGGCGGAGCTGGAGGGGCAATCCCCTTGCGACGTGGTGATCGTCGTGGCGGACGGCCTCTCGGCGGGGGCGCTGGCGCATGTGGGGCCGCTGCTGGCGCTGCTGCTCCCTGAGCTGCGCGCCGCCAGCCTGAGCATCGGCCCGGTCGTGCTGGCAAGGCAGGCGCGGGTGGCGCTGGGCGACCCGGTGGCGCAGGCCCTGAACGCACGGCTGGTCCTGGTCCTGATCGGCGAACGCCCCGGCCTGAGCAGCCCCGACAGTCTGGGGGCGTACCTGACCTTCGATCCGCAGCCCCAGACCCGCGACTCGGCCCGCAACTGCGTATCCAACATCCGCCCGGCGGGGCTGGACGTGCGCGTGGCGGCGTGGCGGCTGGCCCACCTGATCCGGCAGGCGCTGCGCCGGGAACTCAGCGGTGTGGCCCTCAAGGACGAGGGCGGCGGGCCTCCACCGGATTTTGCACCCCTGCCGCGCGGCTAG
- a CDS encoding ABC transporter ATP-binding protein, which yields MTATQARPPHPAPNSQAAPVKLEGVTKRFGKTIAVQGANLEVQPGTLITLLGPSGCGKTTILRMIAGLETITEGKLSIDHEDVTQLSAAQRDVTMVFQSYALFPHLSVLENVAYGLRVARRPDAVEAAEEALKLVGLGGYGSRAPSQLSGGQQQRVALARALVMKPKVLLFDEPLSNLDAKLRRQMRNEIRAIQQQLGITAVYVTHDQAEALAISDVVVVMSAGRIEQIGTPEDLYRRPANAFVADFIGEANLLQATYDGQQLGFGNVFLPYTQPGAPTGDVRVLVRPESISFSETGLAGRITSGAYLGAMTEYTIETSAGEVLIAPPSESTILPNGSDIHLDFRSNGLYILPA from the coding sequence ATGACCGCCACCCAGGCCCGCCCCCCCCACCCTGCCCCCAACAGTCAGGCCGCTCCGGTCAAATTGGAGGGTGTCACCAAGCGCTTCGGCAAGACCATCGCCGTGCAAGGCGCCAACCTGGAGGTACAGCCCGGCACGCTGATCACGCTGCTGGGGCCCTCGGGCTGCGGCAAGACCACCATCCTGCGCATGATCGCCGGGCTGGAAACCATCACCGAGGGCAAACTCTCGATTGACCACGAGGACGTGACCCAGCTCTCGGCGGCGCAGCGCGACGTGACGATGGTGTTCCAGAGCTACGCGCTGTTCCCGCACCTGAGCGTGCTGGAAAACGTCGCCTACGGTCTGCGCGTGGCCCGCCGCCCCGACGCCGTCGAGGCCGCCGAGGAGGCCCTGAAGCTGGTGGGGCTGGGCGGCTACGGCAGCCGCGCGCCGTCGCAACTGTCGGGCGGGCAGCAGCAGCGTGTGGCCCTGGCCCGCGCCCTGGTGATGAAACCCAAGGTGTTGCTGTTCGACGAGCCGCTGTCCAACCTGGACGCCAAGTTGCGCCGCCAGATGCGCAATGAGATTCGCGCCATCCAGCAGCAGCTGGGCATCACCGCTGTATACGTAACCCACGATCAGGCCGAGGCGCTGGCGATCTCGGACGTGGTGGTGGTCATGAGTGCGGGCCGGATCGAGCAGATCGGCACCCCCGAGGACCTGTACCGCCGCCCTGCCAACGCCTTTGTGGCCGATTTTATCGGCGAGGCCAACCTGTTGCAGGCCACCTATGACGGCCAGCAACTGGGCTTCGGCAATGTGTTTCTGCCCTACACCCAGCCCGGCGCGCCCACCGGCGACGTGCGCGTGCTGGTGCGGCCCGAATCCATCTCGTTCAGCGAGACGGGGCTGGCCGGGCGCATCACCTCCGGCGCGTACCTGGGGGCCATGACCGAGTACACCATCGAAACGTCGGCCGGGGAAGTGCTGATCGCCCCGCCCTCCGAGTCCACCATCCTGCCCAACGGCAGCGACATCCACCTGGATTTCCGCAGCAACGGCCTGTACATCCTGCCCGCGTGA
- a CDS encoding MDR family MFS transporter — translation MTAPGHSHSGLNERDRIMAFVGILTVLFLSSLNLTVVGSAMPRVISDLGGFHLYAWAFTAYSLATTITIPIVGTISDRVGRRPLILLGIAVFALGSVGLGFAHSMDQLIVLRALQGIGGGMLMAMSFTAIADLFTPLERGRYQGYTGAVWGVSSVVGPLVGGFLTDHLGWRSVFFVNLPFALLAAYFIWRYFRLPKPAQTTQTGRRFDAPGAALLAGTVTTLTLAVSWGGGTYAWGSPQILGLLAGALALGVGYALHSRRQVRPILDLGLLKDRSIATAALAAFLVSAGMYAAILYLPLYMQGVRGSSASGSGLALAPLMGGMILTSTLAGQFVSRTGRYKRLIVIGALVAAAALTLASTLSLTTPMWLAVGTMVLLGLGLGPVNSQLVLAVQNAAPREKLGSATAGNQFFQQIGGTLAVSLFGALVNAQLAGKLGAQLPAAAKTLPAPLQDAIASPNLLTSPDASAQLGGALQQLGQPELLAQITAALRNVMVGAINEVFLVSAALVGLAFIAALLLPERPLLGRQPHTVEVKGGGQVSVQATD, via the coding sequence ATGACTGCCCCCGGCCACTCTCATTCCGGCCTCAACGAGCGCGACCGGATCATGGCCTTTGTAGGCATCCTGACCGTGCTGTTCCTGTCCAGCCTGAACCTGACGGTGGTGGGCAGCGCCATGCCGCGCGTGATCAGCGACCTGGGCGGCTTTCACCTGTACGCCTGGGCCTTTACCGCGTACTCGCTGGCCACCACCATCACCATTCCCATCGTGGGCACCATCAGTGACCGCGTGGGCCGCCGCCCGCTGATTCTGCTGGGCATCGCGGTGTTCGCGCTGGGCAGCGTGGGCCTGGGCTTCGCACACAGCATGGATCAACTGATCGTGCTGCGCGCCCTGCAGGGGATCGGCGGCGGCATGCTGATGGCCATGAGCTTCACGGCCATTGCAGACCTGTTCACACCCCTCGAGCGCGGGCGCTACCAGGGCTACACCGGCGCGGTGTGGGGCGTGTCCAGCGTGGTGGGGCCGCTGGTGGGCGGCTTCCTGACCGATCACCTGGGCTGGCGCAGCGTGTTCTTCGTGAACCTGCCGTTCGCGTTGCTGGCGGCGTATTTCATCTGGCGCTACTTCCGGCTGCCCAAACCCGCGCAGACCACGCAAACGGGCCGCCGTTTCGACGCACCCGGCGCGGCGCTGCTGGCGGGCACCGTCACCACGCTGACGCTGGCGGTGTCCTGGGGCGGCGGCACCTACGCCTGGGGCAGCCCGCAGATCCTGGGCCTGCTGGCCGGGGCGCTGGCGCTGGGCGTGGGCTACGCGCTGCACAGCCGCCGTCAGGTGCGGCCCATCCTGGACCTGGGCCTGCTGAAAGACCGCAGCATTGCCACCGCCGCGCTGGCTGCCTTTCTGGTGAGCGCGGGCATGTACGCCGCGATTCTGTACCTGCCGCTGTACATGCAGGGCGTGCGGGGAAGCAGCGCCTCGGGCAGCGGGCTGGCCCTGGCCCCGCTGATGGGCGGCATGATTCTGACCAGCACCCTGGCGGGCCAGTTCGTGAGCCGCACCGGGCGCTACAAACGGCTGATCGTCATCGGGGCGCTGGTGGCCGCCGCCGCGCTGACGCTGGCCTCCACCCTGAGCCTGACCACCCCGATGTGGCTGGCGGTGGGCACCATGGTCCTGCTGGGGCTGGGGCTGGGGCCGGTCAACAGCCAGCTGGTGCTGGCGGTGCAGAATGCCGCCCCCCGCGAGAAGCTGGGCAGCGCCACGGCCGGCAACCAGTTCTTTCAGCAGATCGGCGGCACGCTGGCGGTCAGCCTGTTCGGGGCACTGGTCAACGCGCAGCTGGCCGGCAAGCTGGGGGCCCAGCTGCCTGCCGCCGCCAAGACCCTGCCCGCGCCGCTGCAAGACGCCATTGCCAGCCCCAACCTGCTGACCAGCCCGGACGCCAGCGCGCAGCTGGGCGGGGCGCTGCAACAGCTGGGGCAGCCTGAACTGCTCGCGCAGATCACGGCAGCCCTGAGAAACGTCATGGTGGGCGCCATCAACGAGGTGTTCCTGGTCTCGGCCGCGCTGGTGGGGCTGGCCTTTATCGCGGCCCTGCTGCTGCCCGAACGCCCGCTGCTGGGCCGCCAGCCCCACACGGTGGAAGTGAAGGGGGGCGGTCAGGTCAGCGTTCAGGCCACCGACTGA
- a CDS encoding NUDIX domain-containing protein, with translation MTLPPAPFYLIAWLVVQDDSGRVLLGRRDGTGYMNGLWGLPGGRVERGETLVTAAVREVEEELGLRVEAGALTALGVSRFDIGGMQGTDFLFLTREWAGELAPLDKTSEVGWFAPDALPDDCLPWLPAVLEAHLTRGAWLTEQLDGVEGVQILGP, from the coding sequence ATGACCCTTCCCCCAGCGCCCTTTTACCTGATCGCCTGGCTCGTCGTGCAGGACGACTCCGGGCGCGTGCTGCTGGGCCGCCGCGACGGCACCGGCTACATGAACGGGCTGTGGGGGCTGCCGGGCGGACGGGTGGAACGCGGCGAGACGCTGGTCACAGCAGCTGTGCGTGAGGTGGAAGAAGAACTGGGCCTGCGGGTGGAGGCCGGCGCGCTGACCGCGCTGGGCGTGTCGCGCTTTGACATCGGCGGAATGCAGGGCACCGATTTCCTGTTCCTGACCCGCGAGTGGGCCGGGGAACTGGCGCCACTGGACAAGACCTCTGAAGTGGGCTGGTTTGCCCCGGACGCTCTGCCTGACGACTGCCTGCCCTGGCTGCCCGCCGTGCTGGAAGCCCACCTGACGCGCGGCGCGTGGCTGACCGAGCAGCTCGACGGGGTGGAGGGAGTCCAGATTCTTGGCCCCTGA